A region from the Pseudomonadota bacterium genome encodes:
- a CDS encoding SDR family oxidoreductase — MITLEGKTVLVVGGATGIGRATAELAAALGAQVVLSSRSEAKLNAAARTIGPAATVAPVDMTDEAAVQAWAAALPVIDYLVISASSAAHGPFATAETEPLRRMFDAKFFGPYVTAREVLPNIRPGGAIVLFSGVLSRHPGENCAGLGAVNGAVEALTRAMALELGPKVRVNCLSPGMVRSEAYESVPEAAREAMYLSTGESLPVGRVGVPRDIAEAVLATLTNGYLTGQVIDVDGGHAIRQYASR, encoded by the coding sequence ATGATCACACTGGAAGGCAAAACCGTTCTGGTGGTGGGCGGCGCGACCGGTATCGGCCGCGCGACCGCCGAACTTGCTGCAGCACTCGGCGCCCAGGTCGTGCTTTCGAGCCGCTCCGAAGCAAAGCTGAACGCCGCCGCGCGGACCATCGGCCCAGCCGCCACGGTCGCCCCGGTCGACATGACGGACGAAGCAGCGGTTCAGGCCTGGGCCGCAGCCCTGCCGGTCATCGACTACCTCGTGATCTCGGCCTCGAGCGCAGCGCACGGACCGTTTGCCACAGCCGAGACCGAACCGCTTCGACGCATGTTCGACGCCAAGTTCTTCGGCCCCTACGTCACCGCGCGCGAAGTGCTGCCGAACATCAGGCCAGGCGGTGCGATCGTGTTGTTTTCCGGCGTGCTCAGTCGCCACCCGGGCGAGAACTGCGCGGGCCTCGGCGCAGTCAACGGCGCCGTTGAAGCGCTGACACGGGCCATGGCGCTGGAGCTCGGCCCCAAGGTGCGGGTGAACTGCCTGTCACCGGGCATGGTGCGTTCTGAGGCCTATGAAAGCGTGCCCGAGGCGGCGCGAGAAGCGATGTACCTGAGCACGGGCGAGAGCCTGCCGGTTGGCCGCGTCGGTGTCCCGCGCGATATCGCCGAGGCGGTCCTGGCGACGCTCACGAACGGCTATCTGACCGGTCAGGTCATCGACGTGGACGGGGGCCACGCCATCCGCCAATACGCCAGCCGGTGA
- a CDS encoding RbsD/FucU domain-containing protein — MLHGIDPRVTPELLYCLARMGHGDELVVADANYPSTTTAATCRLTEVLHCPGCDAVELVRLITGLMPLDGFHDYAALRMEIDKAPDEMSAVHEAAWNVMTPRLPEGGVLASIERQDFYGKAARAFAVVQCTEMRPFSCFILRKGVIF, encoded by the coding sequence ATGCTGCACGGAATCGATCCGAGGGTCACACCGGAGTTGCTGTATTGCCTGGCTCGGATGGGGCACGGCGATGAGCTGGTTGTCGCCGACGCGAACTACCCGTCGACCACCACAGCAGCAACCTGCCGGCTGACCGAGGTCCTGCACTGCCCGGGCTGCGACGCCGTCGAGCTCGTGCGCCTGATCACCGGTCTCATGCCGCTCGACGGCTTCCACGACTACGCCGCGCTGCGCATGGAGATCGACAAGGCCCCTGACGAGATGAGCGCTGTGCACGAGGCGGCCTGGAACGTCATGACACCGCGCCTGCCTGAGGGTGGCGTGCTCGCGAGCATCGAGCGACAGGATTTCTACGGCAAGGCTGCCCGCGCCTTCGCGGTCGTGCAGTGCACCGAGATGCGCCCTTTCAGCTGCTTCATTCTGCGCAAGGGTGTCATTTTCTGA
- a CDS encoding FAD-dependent oxidoreductase → MPDIITDDTAGDSTLPSHAKVVIVGGGVVGCSILFHLAKFGWKDAVLLERDELTSGSSWHAAGQIHTISSDPNISRLQSYTIDLYREIEETSGQSVGLHITGGFYAASTKAWYDYLKRERSKARYMGLHQEFISPSELAERHPLVDPKHYYAALWDDQDGDLDPSGATYAFAKSARVHGAKYFTHTPCTAVSQRADGSWDVATPKGSINAEHIVNCGGLWAREVGHQAGLKLPVQPMEHHYLITEDIPAIVERMKQGESGRLPAGIDYEANIYFRQERHGMLLGTYEPRSTPWQVAGTPDDFGHELLQPDLDRIADRLEMSFERIPTIGEAGIKNIINGPFTFGPDGNPMIGPVPGLRNYWCAVGVMAGFCQGGGVGLTLAEWMIDGEPSIDVWAMDVARFGDWASPDWGTVKSSENYERRFVMTFPNETLPKGRLQQTTALHDRLVAKGARMGQAFGLEHALWFADGPDDAWEDPTFERNRSHDYVAREVAAVRTGVGGIEIANFAKHAVRGPGARAWLDHTLAGHIPKPGRIALSPMLTPQGRLYGDLTVACYGDEDFMLFGSGAMQDAHSRFWAQTLPDGVDHENQTADWHGIALSGPHSRALLQRITRDDVSANALAFRDTRRTHVGGVPVVLNRLSFSGELGFEIYCRPPYLLKLSEAIETAGADLGFRWYGNRALMSLRLEKAWGAWGLEFRPDFNAIESGMDVFINWNKDFVGKAATEQARAEGVTRRLVTLVIDTPIDVTLDEAVLVGDTAVGYITSGGYAHHVGKSMAMAYVANQHATTDAELHVEILGERYPATVQAAPLYDPTGALMRG, encoded by the coding sequence ATGCCCGACATCATCACCGACGACACCGCCGGCGACAGCACCCTGCCCAGCCACGCCAAAGTGGTGATCGTGGGCGGCGGCGTGGTCGGTTGCTCGATCCTGTTCCACCTTGCCAAGTTCGGGTGGAAAGACGCCGTGCTGCTCGAACGCGACGAGTTGACCTCGGGCTCCTCGTGGCACGCCGCCGGCCAGATCCACACGATCAGCTCGGACCCCAACATCAGCCGCCTTCAGAGTTACACCATCGACCTCTACCGGGAGATCGAAGAGACCTCGGGGCAGTCGGTGGGCCTGCACATCACCGGCGGTTTCTACGCCGCCTCGACCAAGGCCTGGTACGACTACCTCAAGCGCGAGCGTTCCAAAGCGCGCTACATGGGCCTGCACCAGGAGTTCATCAGCCCGAGCGAACTGGCCGAACGCCACCCGCTGGTCGACCCGAAGCACTACTACGCAGCGCTCTGGGACGACCAGGACGGCGACCTCGACCCCTCCGGCGCGACCTACGCGTTCGCCAAGTCCGCGCGCGTGCACGGTGCGAAGTACTTCACCCACACCCCCTGCACCGCCGTGTCACAACGGGCCGATGGCAGCTGGGATGTCGCCACGCCCAAAGGGTCTATCAACGCCGAACACATCGTCAACTGCGGCGGTCTCTGGGCACGCGAAGTCGGCCACCAGGCCGGTCTCAAGCTGCCCGTGCAGCCGATGGAACACCACTACCTGATCACCGAGGACATCCCGGCGATCGTCGAACGCATGAAGCAGGGCGAGTCCGGCCGCTTGCCCGCCGGTATCGACTACGAGGCGAACATCTACTTTCGCCAGGAGCGTCACGGCATGCTGCTCGGCACCTACGAGCCACGCTCCACCCCCTGGCAAGTCGCCGGCACGCCGGACGACTTCGGCCACGAGCTCCTGCAGCCCGACCTCGACCGCATCGCCGACCGCCTGGAGATGTCCTTCGAGCGGATTCCGACGATCGGCGAAGCGGGCATCAAGAACATCATCAACGGCCCGTTCACCTTCGGTCCGGACGGCAACCCGATGATCGGTCCGGTGCCGGGCCTGCGCAATTACTGGTGCGCTGTCGGCGTCATGGCGGGCTTCTGCCAGGGCGGCGGCGTCGGCCTCACGCTGGCGGAGTGGATGATCGACGGTGAGCCCTCGATTGACGTCTGGGCGATGGACGTCGCCCGCTTCGGCGACTGGGCCTCGCCCGACTGGGGCACGGTCAAGTCGAGCGAGAACTACGAGCGCCGCTTCGTGATGACCTTCCCGAACGAAACCCTGCCCAAGGGGCGCTTGCAGCAGACCACCGCGCTGCACGACCGCCTGGTCGCCAAGGGCGCGCGCATGGGGCAGGCCTTCGGACTCGAACACGCCCTGTGGTTCGCCGACGGGCCCGACGACGCCTGGGAGGACCCGACCTTCGAACGCAACCGCTCGCACGACTACGTCGCGCGCGAAGTCGCAGCAGTGCGAACCGGCGTGGGCGGCATCGAGATCGCGAACTTTGCCAAGCACGCGGTCCGGGGGCCCGGGGCACGCGCTTGGCTCGACCACACCCTCGCCGGTCACATTCCGAAACCCGGTCGCATCGCCCTCTCGCCGATGCTGACACCGCAGGGCCGCCTGTACGGCGACCTGACCGTGGCGTGCTACGGCGACGAGGACTTCATGCTGTTCGGCTCTGGCGCGATGCAGGACGCGCACAGCCGCTTCTGGGCGCAGACGCTGCCCGACGGCGTAGACCACGAAAACCAGACCGCCGACTGGCACGGCATCGCGCTCTCGGGCCCGCACTCACGCGCGCTGCTGCAACGCATCACCCGCGACGATGTCAGTGCCAACGCGCTGGCCTTCCGCGACACCCGCCGCACCCACGTGGGCGGGGTGCCGGTGGTGCTCAACCGCCTGAGCTTCTCGGGCGAGCTCGGCTTCGAGATCTACTGCCGACCGCCCTACCTGCTCAAACTCAGCGAGGCGATCGAAACCGCGGGCGCCGACCTTGGCTTCCGCTGGTACGGTAACCGCGCCCTGATGTCGCTGCGCCTGGAAAAAGCCTGGGGTGCCTGGGGGCTCGAGTTCCGGCCCGATTTCAACGCCATCGAAAGTGGCATGGACGTGTTCATCAACTGGAACAAGGACTTCGTCGGCAAAGCCGCGACCGAGCAAGCGCGGGCCGAGGGTGTGACGCGTCGGCTGGTGACATTGGTCATCGACACGCCGATCGACGTGACACTCGACGAAGCCGTGCTGGTCGGTGACACCGCAGTCGGGTACATCACCTCGGGCGGCTACGCGCACCACGTCGGCAAATCGATGGCCATGGCGTACGTCGCGAACCAACACGCCACAACCGACGCCGAGCTCCACGTCGAGATCCTCGGCGAGCGCTACCCTGCGACCGTGCAGGCCGCGCCGCTGTACGACCCGACCGGGGCGTTGATGCGGGGTTGA
- a CDS encoding LysR substrate-binding domain-containing protein: protein MADLWRKIGSPRNLIVFSAAAHAGSFTRAAEALHMQQPSVSAAIKQLEAALGVTLFRRAHRAVTLTAAGERLYADVSRALTDIERSVDAVRQLGRNTHVTLSASSAFTYYWMMPKLHRLREAHPHIDLRMQSSDREPDLDAEHISLGIRLGAGPWPGYSQHRLADEVIFPVASPRVMASAKNLRSIPNLLHERLIHLEEPIRERPTWAQWFAHHGIRTVDVAAGLRLNDYALVLQAAVADEGFAFGWEHIVRNVLDRKLLVARREWAWTTGNGIYLVWSDSTPLSADALRVRDWLVAESDYPLVA, encoded by the coding sequence ATGGCAGATCTCTGGCGAAAGATCGGCTCACCGCGCAATCTCATCGTATTTTCAGCCGCTGCACACGCCGGTTCGTTTACGCGGGCTGCAGAGGCACTGCATATGCAGCAGCCGTCGGTGAGCGCGGCGATCAAGCAGCTCGAGGCGGCGCTGGGGGTGACGCTGTTTCGACGCGCCCACCGCGCCGTGACGCTCACGGCGGCGGGCGAGCGGCTCTACGCCGATGTCTCGCGCGCGCTGACGGACATCGAGCGCTCGGTCGACGCCGTGCGGCAACTCGGGCGCAACACCCACGTGACCCTGAGCGCGTCCTCGGCCTTCACCTACTACTGGATGATGCCCAAACTGCACCGCCTGCGAGAGGCGCACCCGCACATCGACTTGCGCATGCAGAGCAGCGACCGCGAGCCCGATCTCGACGCCGAACACATCAGCCTCGGCATCCGGCTCGGCGCGGGCCCCTGGCCCGGCTACTCGCAACACCGCCTGGCTGACGAGGTGATCTTCCCGGTCGCGAGCCCGAGGGTCATGGCGTCGGCGAAGAACCTGCGGTCCATTCCGAATTTGTTGCACGAGCGGTTGATCCACCTCGAGGAGCCGATTCGCGAGCGCCCGACCTGGGCCCAGTGGTTCGCGCACCACGGCATCCGCACCGTCGACGTCGCTGCGGGCCTCAGGCTGAACGACTACGCGCTCGTGCTGCAGGCGGCGGTCGCGGACGAGGGCTTTGCCTTCGGCTGGGAGCACATCGTGCGCAACGTCCTCGACCGCAAGCTGCTGGTGGCGCGCCGCGAGTGGGCCTGGACCACCGGCAACGGCATCTACCTGGTCTGGTCGGATTCGACCCCGCTCAGCGCCGACGCGCTGCGGGTGCGGGACTGGCTGGTCGCGGAGTCCGACTACCCGCTCGTGGCGTGA
- a CDS encoding amino acid ABC transporter substrate-binding protein, with amino-acid sequence MITKLVKLSAAAAVAVAMPFAAVAAEAGPTIQKIQDRGTMLCSGHNGSYFGFVEVNDKNEWKGLDIDICRAMTTAILGSPDKAQIVPLSWAQRFPALQSGDVDIIIKATGWTMGRDTELGLQFSLPYFFGGTQFMAHGDLGVTQASELDGGTICVEAGTTIERIASNYLKTLGVEHTMVNYEKAAEMRAAYLANRCDAFAAWGPFLAVLRATELEDPNAHVILNDQLSNEPIAAAMRQGDDNFVDMANWMLASLLIAEEEGVTSANVDEMAANPPNPKVARLLGASPGMGERLGLRDTWAREMIAAMGNFGEIYERNLGAESPYKLERGLNNLWSHGGVLYAPILD; translated from the coding sequence ATGATTACCAAGCTTGTAAAATTGTCGGCGGCAGCGGCCGTCGCGGTGGCAATGCCCTTCGCTGCGGTTGCAGCCGAAGCGGGACCAACCATCCAGAAAATACAGGACCGCGGCACCATGCTGTGCTCGGGCCACAACGGCAGCTACTTCGGTTTCGTCGAAGTGAACGACAAGAACGAGTGGAAAGGGCTCGACATCGACATCTGCCGCGCGATGACCACCGCGATTCTCGGCTCACCCGACAAAGCCCAGATCGTCCCGCTCAGTTGGGCACAGCGGTTCCCGGCGCTGCAGTCGGGCGACGTGGACATCATCATCAAGGCCACCGGCTGGACGATGGGTCGAGACACCGAGCTCGGCTTGCAATTCAGCCTGCCGTATTTCTTCGGCGGCACACAGTTCATGGCACACGGCGACCTCGGCGTCACCCAGGCCAGTGAACTCGACGGCGGCACCATCTGCGTCGAGGCCGGCACCACCATTGAGCGCATCGCATCGAACTACCTCAAGACCCTCGGCGTCGAGCACACCATGGTCAACTATGAAAAAGCCGCCGAAATGCGCGCGGCCTACCTCGCCAACCGGTGTGACGCCTTCGCCGCCTGGGGCCCGTTCCTCGCCGTGTTGCGCGCCACCGAGCTCGAAGACCCGAACGCTCATGTGATCCTCAACGACCAGCTCTCCAACGAGCCGATCGCCGCAGCCATGCGCCAGGGCGACGACAACTTCGTCGACATGGCCAACTGGATGCTCGCTTCCTTGTTGATCGCCGAAGAGGAAGGTGTAACGTCTGCCAACGTTGACGAGATGGCAGCGAACCCGCCGAACCCGAAGGTTGCACGCCTGCTCGGCGCCTCTCCCGGCATGGGTGAGCGTCTCGGCCTGCGCGACACCTGGGCGCGCGAAATGATCGCCGCCATGGGCAACTTCGGCGAAATCTACGAGCGCAACCTCGGCGCGGAATCGCCGTACAAGCTCGAGCGCGGCCTCAACAACCTGTGGAGCCACGGCGGCGTCCTCTACGCACCGATCCTCGACTGA
- a CDS encoding alpha/beta fold hydrolase, with product MANFVLVHGAWHGGWCYRDTAAALRAAGHTVHTPTHTGLGEKAHLASEAITLETHVRDVMGCIESEELDDVILCGHSYGGMVITQLADRMPDRIRALVYLDAFVPKHGESLIDLLDQALPPEVAAQFRDGFRGAAQEGGSGLMQPIPAEVFGISEANRAWVERRCVPQALATFEMPVLLSGAGDAIGRKVYILADNWNPSPFRHFAAEVKDQPGWELVTLPTSHDVMVDMPNELAAALMALA from the coding sequence ATGGCGAATTTCGTGTTGGTACACGGCGCGTGGCACGGTGGTTGGTGCTACCGCGACACCGCAGCGGCGTTGCGCGCAGCCGGTCACACGGTGCACACGCCGACGCACACCGGCCTCGGTGAAAAGGCACACCTTGCCTCCGAGGCGATCACGCTCGAGACCCACGTGCGCGACGTGATGGGGTGTATCGAGTCCGAAGAGCTCGATGACGTGATCCTCTGCGGCCATTCCTATGGCGGCATGGTGATTACCCAACTCGCTGACCGCATGCCGGATCGCATCCGCGCGCTGGTCTACCTCGACGCATTCGTGCCCAAACACGGCGAGTCACTGATCGACCTGCTCGATCAGGCCCTGCCGCCCGAGGTGGCCGCGCAGTTTCGCGACGGCTTCCGGGGTGCAGCCCAGGAGGGGGGCAGCGGCCTGATGCAGCCGATCCCGGCCGAGGTCTTCGGGATCAGCGAAGCCAACCGCGCTTGGGTGGAGCGGCGCTGCGTGCCGCAGGCGCTCGCGACGTTTGAGATGCCCGTGCTGTTGTCCGGCGCGGGGGATGCAATCGGTCGGAAGGTCTACATCCTGGCGGACAATTGGAACCCGAGCCCCTTTCGGCATTTTGCCGCCGAGGTGAAAGACCAGCCCGGCTGGGAACTCGTGACCTTGCCGACAAGCCACGATGTCATGGTCGACATGCCGAATGAGCTCGCTGCAGCCTTGATGGCCTTGGCGTGA
- a CDS encoding LysR family transcriptional regulator, translating to MRQTNLSSVDLNLLKVLDQIDRHHSVTGASKALGVGQPAVSQALARLRLTFQDALFTRGPGGLQPTPRALEIIGPIRASLGQIEHSLFGPQQFDPATTDTRFFIGASDYAAALFIPELMVAMASSMPAANLSIRRADKSDAMAMLSDGSVDAAIGLFPDVVPYIRRRTLFSDRHVCVFNAALCDLPDPMTLDDYVAHDHLLVSLDGSPVGFVDGLLAAEGLQRRVAVTTPYFLQSAYLLESLPLIASLPERFVRSCPRLSTMATRPLPLDGPRFDVSVAWRAGDDRNPRTAALTRLLIEAAAR from the coding sequence ATGCGTCAAACTAATTTATCTTCGGTCGACCTGAACCTGTTGAAGGTCCTGGACCAGATCGATCGGCACCACAGCGTCACCGGCGCGTCGAAAGCGTTGGGGGTGGGTCAGCCGGCCGTGAGCCAGGCATTGGCACGGCTGCGGCTGACGTTTCAGGACGCGTTGTTCACGCGGGGCCCCGGTGGCTTGCAACCCACGCCACGCGCACTGGAGATCATCGGGCCCATTCGGGCGTCGCTGGGTCAGATCGAGCACAGCCTGTTCGGGCCGCAACAGTTCGATCCGGCAACGACTGACACGCGTTTTTTCATTGGTGCCTCGGACTACGCTGCGGCGTTGTTTATCCCCGAGCTGATGGTGGCCATGGCGTCGTCGATGCCCGCCGCAAACCTCTCGATACGCCGGGCCGACAAGTCCGATGCCATGGCGATGCTGTCCGACGGCTCGGTCGACGCGGCCATTGGCCTCTTCCCCGACGTGGTGCCCTACATCCGCAGGCGTACGCTCTTTTCGGACCGGCATGTCTGCGTGTTCAACGCGGCGCTGTGCGACTTGCCGGACCCGATGACACTTGACGACTACGTCGCGCACGACCACCTGCTGGTGTCGCTCGACGGGTCACCGGTCGGCTTTGTCGACGGGCTGTTGGCGGCAGAGGGCTTGCAGCGACGGGTGGCGGTGACCACGCCCTACTTCCTGCAGAGTGCCTACCTGCTCGAGTCGCTCCCGCTGATCGCCAGTCTGCCGGAACGGTTCGTGCGCTCGTGCCCCCGCCTGTCAACGATGGCGACGCGGCCACTGCCCCTGGACGGCCCGCGCTTCGACGTCTCGGTCGCCTGGCGTGCCGGCGACGACCGCAACCCGCGTACTGCAGCGCTCACCCGGTTGCTGATCGAGGCGGCAGCGCGCTGA
- a CDS encoding trimethylamine methyltransferase family protein produces MARRSRKPRDRAATAPAAPPYIARKLPFFDPLDDAQLVALEAQVDWMLENVGIAFRDDPTALEIWRAAGVTPAGEHGDLITADAQWIRSLVAQAPAQFTQHARNPARSVVIGGENMVFAPIYGAPFVRDLERGRRYATFDDFEKLVKLTYLHPNLHHGSFVVCEPTDIPVSKRHLDMVHAHMTLSDKPHLGAITEKSRAQDSVDMADILFGADALDRQVCIMANVNTNSPLLVDKVVTEAIQVYSSRGQAMVVTPFILTGAMGPVSTAASVAQAVAESMMCCAFAQLVRPGAPFVMGNFLSSMSLKSGAPTFGMPEPVLSNYMIGQLARRLGLPLRCGGSLTASKIEDAQAAYESADSMHSTMLAGSNFTLHAAGWLEGGLATGFEKLVMDADRLGSYQKVLGGADLSDDAFARDAYEEVAPGGHFLGSAHTMRNYQTAFYEPALSDSENVESWEENGSEDMRVRAFKRWNSMLEAYEAPPLDAATREALDDYVARRKAELPDAWY; encoded by the coding sequence ATGGCCCGACGCTCCCGCAAGCCGCGCGACCGCGCGGCAACCGCCCCTGCGGCACCGCCCTACATCGCGCGCAAGCTGCCTTTTTTCGACCCGCTGGACGACGCGCAACTGGTTGCGCTCGAGGCGCAGGTCGACTGGATGCTCGAGAACGTCGGCATCGCCTTTCGCGACGACCCGACCGCACTCGAGATCTGGCGCGCCGCCGGTGTCACCCCGGCGGGCGAACACGGCGACCTGATCACAGCCGACGCCCAGTGGATCCGCAGCCTGGTGGCCCAGGCGCCCGCGCAATTCACCCAGCACGCCCGCAACCCGGCGCGGTCGGTGGTGATCGGCGGCGAGAACATGGTCTTTGCGCCGATCTACGGCGCGCCCTTCGTGCGCGACCTCGAGCGGGGACGCCGCTACGCCACCTTCGATGACTTCGAGAAACTGGTCAAACTGACCTACCTGCACCCCAACCTGCACCACGGCTCCTTCGTGGTCTGCGAGCCCACCGACATCCCGGTATCGAAGCGCCACCTCGACATGGTGCATGCGCACATGACACTCAGCGACAAACCGCACCTCGGAGCGATCACGGAGAAAAGCCGCGCGCAGGACTCGGTCGACATGGCGGACATCCTGTTCGGCGCTGACGCCCTCGACCGGCAGGTCTGCATCATGGCCAACGTCAACACCAACTCCCCGCTGTTGGTCGACAAGGTCGTGACCGAGGCGATTCAAGTCTACTCGTCCCGTGGCCAGGCGATGGTGGTCACGCCCTTCATCCTGACCGGCGCCATGGGGCCGGTGAGCACCGCCGCCTCGGTTGCCCAGGCGGTCGCCGAATCGATGATGTGTTGCGCCTTTGCGCAGTTGGTGCGCCCAGGTGCGCCCTTCGTGATGGGCAACTTTCTCTCGTCGATGTCGCTGAAATCCGGCGCCCCGACCTTCGGCATGCCGGAGCCGGTGTTGTCAAACTACATGATCGGCCAGTTGGCCCGTCGCCTCGGCTTGCCGCTGCGCTGCGGCGGCTCGCTGACCGCGTCGAAGATCGAAGACGCACAAGCGGCCTACGAGAGCGCCGATTCGATGCACTCGACCATGCTCGCTGGCTCGAACTTCACCTTGCACGCCGCTGGCTGGCTCGAGGGCGGTCTCGCCACCGGCTTCGAGAAACTCGTGATGGACGCAGACCGACTCGGCAGTTACCAGAAGGTGCTTGGCGGCGCTGACCTCAGTGACGACGCTTTCGCCCGCGACGCCTACGAAGAAGTTGCCCCCGGCGGCCATTTCCTCGGCAGTGCGCACACGATGCGCAACTACCAGACCGCCTTCTACGAGCCCGCGCTCAGCGACAGCGAAAACGTCGAGAGCTGGGAGGAGAACGGCTCCGAGGACATGCGCGTGCGCGCCTTCAAGCGCTGGAACAGCATGCTCGAAGCCTACGAAGCGCCACCGCTCGACGCCGCCACGCGCGAGGCACTCGACGACTACGTGGCCCGCCGAAAGGCCGAATTGCCCGACGCCTGGTACTGA